Proteins encoded within one genomic window of Triticum aestivum cultivar Chinese Spring chromosome 2D, IWGSC CS RefSeq v2.1, whole genome shotgun sequence:
- the LOC123053772 gene encoding endoglucanase 12, which produces MHSQNHWGGAFDIDGAEDDQSRNMDIDRGALQHQHQLDETQQSWLLGPPEAKKKDRYVDLGCVVVKRKLLWWMLWAVLGAFVLIGLPIIIAKNIPKKKPHAPPPDKYTDALHKALLFFNAQKSGKLPKNNGIPWRGNSGMKDGADLPDVKGGLVGGYYDAGDNIKFHFPMAFSMTLLSWSVVEYADRYKAIGEYDHVRELIKWGTDYLLLTFNSSASTINKLYSQVGTAKINGSTPDDHFCWNRPEDMAYPRPVQQASAAPDLGGEVAAALASASIVFRDNAAYSKKLVKGAATVYKFARANGKRTPYSRGNPAIEYFYNSTSYWDEFMWSASWMYYATGNNSYISFATDPRLPKNAKAFFNILDFSVFSWDNKLPGATLLLSRLRMFLNPGYPYEESLMGYHNVTSMNMCMYFPKFNAFNFTKGGLAQFNHGQGQALQYAVANSFLAALYADYMESVNVPGWYCGPNFMTVDDLRSFAKSQLNYILGDNPMKMSYVVGYGKKYPKRLHHRGASTPKNGIKYSCTGGNKWRDSKKADPHVLVGAMVGGPDKNDKFKDARISYAQNEPTLVGNAGLVAALVAITNSGRGTGVGAVDKNTMFSAVPPMFPAAPPPPATWKP; this is translated from the exons ATGCACTCCCAGAACCACTGGGGCGGGGCGTTCGACATCGACGGCGCGGAGGACGACCAGAGCCGCAACATGGACATCGACCGCGGCGCGCTGCAGCACCAGCACCAGCTGGACGAGACGCAGCAGAGCTGGCTGCTCGGCCCGCcggaggccaagaagaaggaccGCTACGTCGACCTCGGCTGCGTCGTCGTCAAGCGCAAGCTCCTCTGGTGGATGCTCTGGGCCGTCCTCGGCGCCTTCGTCCTCATCGGCCTCCCCATCATCATCGCCAAGAACATCCCCAAGAAGAAGCCCCACGCCCCGCCCCCCGACAAGTACACCGACGCCCTCCACAAGGCCCTCCTCTTCTTCAACGCCCAGAAAT CCGGCAAGCTTCCTAAGAACAACGGCATCCCGTGGCGCGGGAACTCGGGCATGAAGGACGGCGCGGACCTGCCGGACGTGAAGGGCGGGCTCGTCGGCGGGTACTACGACGCCGGCGACAACATCAAGTTCCACTTCCCGATGGCCTTCTCCATGACGCTGCTGAGCTGGTCGGTGGTGGAGTACGCCGACAGGTACAAGGCGATCGGGGAGTACGACCACGTGAGGGAGCTCATCAAGTGGGGAACCGACTACCTGCTGCTCAccttcaactcctccgcctccaccATCAACAAGCTCTACAGTCAG GTGGGTACCGCCAAGATCAACGGCAGCACGCCGGACGACCACTTCTGCTGGAACCGGCCGGAGGACATGGCGTACCCGCGGCCGGTGCAGCAGGCGAGCGCGGCCCCGGACctcggcggcgaggtggcggcggcgctggcCTCGGCCTCCATCGTGTTCCGCGACAACGCCGCCTACTCCAAGAAGCTGGTGAAGGGGGCGGCGACGGTGTACAAGTTCGCGCGCGCCAACGGGAAGCGCACCCCCTACTCCCGGGGCAACCCGGCCATCGAGTACTTCTACAACTCCACCAGCTACTGGGACGAGTTCATGTGGAGCGCCTCCTGGATGTACTACGCCACGGGCAACAACAGCTACATCAGCTTCGCCACCGACCCCCGGCTGCCCAAGAACGCCAAGGCCTTCTTCAACATCCTCGACTTCTCCGTCTTCAGCTGGGACAACAAGCTCCCCGGCGCCACGCTGCTGCTGTCGCGGCTGCGCATGTTCCTCAACCCCGGCTACCCCTACGAGGAGTCGCTCATGGGATACCACAACGTCACCAGCATGAACATGTGCATGTACTTTCCCAAGTTCAATGCGTTTAACTTCACCAAGGGCGGGCTCGCGCAGTTCAACCACGGCCAGGGCCAGGCGCTGCAGTACGCCGTCGCCAACTCCTTCCTCGCCGCGCTCTACGCCGACTACATGGAGTCCGTCAACGTCCCCGGCTGGTACTGCGGCCCCAACTTCATGACCGTCGACGACCTCCGCTCCTTCGCCAAATCCCAG CTGAACTACATTCTTGGGGACAACCCGATGAAGATGAGCTACGTGGTGGGGTACGGCAAGAAGTACCCGAAGCGGCTGCACCACCGCGGGGCGTCCACGCCCAAGAACGGGATCAAGTACTCGTGCACCGGCGGGAACAAGTGGCGCGACTCCAAGAAGGCCGACCCTCACGTGCTCGTAGGCGCCATGGTCGGCGGGCCGGACAAGAACGACAAGTTCAAGGACGCGCGGATCAGCTACGCGCAGAACGAGCCCACGCTGGTCGGCAACGCCGGGCTCGTCGCCGCGCTCGTCGCCATCACCAACAGCGGACGTGGCACGGGCGTCGGCGCCGTCGACAAGAACACCATGTTCTCCGCCGTGCCGCCCATgttccccgccgccccgccgccgccggccacgtGGAAGCCGTGA